Proteins encoded in a region of the Brevefilum fermentans genome:
- a CDS encoding D-2-hydroxyacid dehydrogenase — translation MEAIHVLAALTLPEGGEQRITAVSPRIKLTVTAAEKPEDIPPSTWADVDILYTRGVLPNLGMAPNLKWVQFNSAGVDSKLDHPIFQNRGIRTTTMSGAITSQIAEYVLMAILALGQKLPQLLQFQRQHQWPPRKGKWDHLLPIELRYTTVGLLGYGSIGRQVARLLKPFGGTILAVKKDVLHPEDHGYIKPGMGDPEGEFFDRLYPIEAMHSFLSECDFVVVALPLTQKTRHILNAHAFEVMKPSAYLINVGRGGLIDEPALIHAIKSKQIAGAALDVFEQEPLPAESPLWDLENVIISPHVSGLSHHLPQETLDLFVENLKRYLEDLPLYNLVDQVQGY, via the coding sequence ATGGAAGCCATCCATGTTCTTGCCGCCCTGACGTTACCCGAAGGCGGTGAACAACGCATCACAGCCGTATCACCGCGGATCAAGTTGACCGTTACCGCGGCAGAGAAACCAGAAGATATTCCGCCATCAACCTGGGCAGATGTCGACATCCTGTATACCCGCGGTGTCCTGCCCAACCTGGGCATGGCTCCTAACCTGAAATGGGTGCAATTCAACAGCGCCGGTGTTGATTCGAAGCTTGACCACCCGATCTTCCAAAACCGGGGGATACGCACCACCACGATGAGCGGGGCTATCACCAGCCAGATCGCTGAATACGTCCTGATGGCAATCCTGGCTCTGGGTCAAAAACTCCCCCAATTGTTGCAATTCCAGCGGCAGCATCAGTGGCCACCCAGAAAAGGAAAATGGGATCATTTATTGCCCATTGAACTGCGCTATACCACAGTTGGCCTCCTGGGTTACGGCAGTATCGGGCGCCAGGTAGCACGCTTGTTAAAGCCCTTTGGTGGAACAATTTTAGCAGTGAAAAAAGACGTCTTGCACCCCGAGGATCATGGGTATATCAAGCCGGGTATGGGAGATCCGGAAGGCGAATTCTTCGACCGCCTCTATCCTATCGAAGCCATGCACAGCTTTTTGTCAGAGTGCGATTTTGTAGTCGTAGCGCTGCCCCTTACGCAAAAAACCCGGCACATCCTGAATGCACACGCTTTTGAAGTCATGAAACCATCCGCATACCTGATCAACGTGGGGCGGGGCGGATTGATCGATGAACCTGCCCTGATCCACGCCATTAAATCAAAGCAGATTGCCGGGGCTGCCCTGGATGTGTTTGAACAGGAACCTTTACCCGCAGAAAGCCCCCTGTGGGACCTGGAAAATGTGATCATTTCGCCGCATGTCTCCGGCCTCAGCCATCACTTACCCCAGGAAACCCTGGATTTGTTTGTTGAAAACTTGAAGCGCTACCTGGAAGATTTGCCCCTTTACAATCTTGTGGATCAGGTTCAGGGCTATTGA
- a CDS encoding CoA-transferase subunit beta, translated as MDQSGYNPQELMVVNAARLLKDHDVVFVGVGIPNLACNLAMRTHAPNLQMIYEAGVIGAQPARLPLSIGDPTLVTGATAVCSMYDIFSLYLQRGNVDVGFLGGAQIDQFGNINATVIGEYEHPKVRLPGSGGSMEIAAWANRCYIITPHQKRRFPARVDFHTSAGFLSGGDARAKTGVRGGGPQAVVTDLGILSPDDNGELVLAALHPGVSFDQVYENTGWSLKQAPDCQVTAPPTEEELSILREKLDPNRIYI; from the coding sequence ATGGATCAATCAGGATATAACCCACAGGAATTGATGGTGGTGAATGCCGCCAGGCTGTTAAAAGATCACGACGTGGTTTTCGTCGGCGTTGGGATCCCCAACCTGGCCTGCAACCTGGCGATGCGCACCCATGCACCCAACTTGCAGATGATCTACGAAGCAGGGGTGATCGGCGCCCAACCGGCGCGCCTGCCCCTTTCGATTGGCGACCCGACGCTGGTGACCGGCGCAACCGCGGTCTGCAGCATGTATGACATCTTCTCGCTTTACCTGCAGCGCGGCAATGTGGATGTCGGCTTCCTGGGCGGCGCCCAGATTGACCAGTTCGGGAATATCAACGCAACGGTCATCGGTGAATACGAACATCCTAAAGTTCGTCTTCCAGGGTCGGGCGGTTCAATGGAGATCGCTGCCTGGGCCAATCGCTGTTATATCATCACGCCACATCAAAAGCGACGTTTTCCTGCCAGGGTGGATTTTCACACTTCGGCCGGGTTTCTTTCAGGCGGCGACGCCCGAGCAAAAACCGGCGTGCGCGGCGGCGGTCCCCAGGCTGTGGTCACCGATCTGGGCATCCTCTCGCCCGATGATAACGGCGAGCTGGTCCTGGCTGCCTTGCACCCGGGTGTGAGTTTTGACCAGGTGTACGAGAATACGGGCTGGTCGTTAAAACAAGCCCCGGATTGCCAGGTGACAGCGCCGCCAACTGAAGAAGAATTGAGCATCCTGAGGGAAAAGCTCGATCCGAACCGCATCTATATCTGA
- a CDS encoding CoA transferase subunit A: MSKLMSLHDAIRDHVHPGDLVYASGFTHLIPFAAGHEIIRQGLKDLTLARATPDLIYDQMVAAGCARKLIFSYIGNPGVGSLHRIRAALESGELEWEEYSHFGMISRLQAGASGLPFMPMNPTGAADLAANNPNYQQIVDPYSGAAVMVVPPLKPDVAIVHAQRADQQGNAQIWGILGEQQLAAFASQRVILTVEEVVDQAVIRSDPNRTIIPGMVVDAICHVPYCAHPSYTQGYYDRDNEFYLDWDKVSKTQQGAQDYLDEWVFDLPDRAAYWDKLGLDVHHRLNPGDRFSQPVNYGAY, encoded by the coding sequence ATGAGTAAGTTAATGTCGTTGCATGACGCCATCAGGGACCATGTACATCCAGGGGACCTGGTGTATGCCAGTGGTTTCACCCACCTGATCCCCTTTGCCGCCGGGCATGAGATCATCCGCCAGGGCTTGAAGGACCTCACCCTGGCGCGAGCTACTCCCGATTTGATCTACGACCAAATGGTGGCTGCCGGGTGTGCCCGGAAATTAATCTTCTCTTATATCGGCAACCCGGGGGTGGGCTCCCTGCACCGCATTCGGGCTGCCCTCGAATCCGGCGAGCTGGAGTGGGAGGAATACTCACATTTCGGCATGATCAGTCGGTTACAGGCGGGCGCCAGTGGCTTACCTTTCATGCCTATGAACCCCACCGGCGCAGCCGACCTAGCAGCGAATAACCCCAATTACCAGCAAATCGTCGACCCATACAGCGGGGCAGCGGTGATGGTGGTGCCCCCGTTAAAGCCGGATGTAGCCATCGTCCACGCCCAGCGCGCGGATCAGCAGGGCAATGCCCAGATCTGGGGTATTTTGGGTGAACAGCAATTGGCTGCATTCGCCAGCCAGCGGGTGATCCTGACGGTGGAAGAAGTGGTCGATCAAGCGGTCATCCGCTCCGATCCCAACCGCACGATCATCCCCGGGATGGTGGTCGACGCCATCTGTCACGTCCCTTACTGTGCCCATCCCTCCTACACCCAGGGTTATTACGATCGGGATAACGAATTTTACCTGGACTGGGATAAGGTTAGCAAAACCCAGCAGGGTGCCCAGGATTACCTGGATGAATGGGTGTTTGACCTGCCCGACCGGGCGGCGTACTGGGATAAACTGGGCTTGGATGTTCACCACAGGCTGAACCCTGGCGATCGCTTCTCTCAACCTGTGAACTACGGCGCATATTAA
- a CDS encoding aldehyde dehydrogenase family protein, which translates to MTDKSSFKLTYSTMFNPPEELHTHFAEAMEAQKQKLGQEIPMFIAGEERFSTEKNKQVSPINTDLHLITYQRGSIQDAEDAIAAARKAFPGWSQMYWDERVYLLRKTADLIDQRLFEIGVAVTLEVGKNRMESLGDVAETAELIRYACDQMEANRGYRARMGKDPLVGFDSSNTSVLKPYGVWAVISPFNYPPALTGGPVGAALVAGNTVVIKPASNTVWSPSILVDCLRQAGIPDGVVNFVTGPGSTVGKTIVESKDIGGITFTGSYDVGMGIFHSFAQGDYVRPVILELGGKNPAIVSKHANLDDAAIGIVRSAFGLQGQKCSACSRVFVEAEVHDALVARMVELARTLKVGDPAERDTYMGPVINRAAYEDYQSFTAELKAAGKILTGGEVITEGEYARGYFCQPTIAVEVPLEHRLWKHEMFLPIVMVHAARDLSEAMNLANSTKYGLTAGFYGTEDEVGWFYDHIEAGVVYANRPQGATTGAWPGYQPFGGRKGSGSTGKNSGGLYYLPLYMQEQIRNQVRRF; encoded by the coding sequence ATGACCGATAAATCAAGCTTTAAACTCACGTACTCCACCATGTTCAATCCTCCGGAAGAATTGCATACTCACTTTGCAGAAGCGATGGAAGCGCAAAAACAAAAGCTGGGGCAGGAAATTCCAATGTTTATCGCCGGTGAAGAACGCTTCTCAACTGAGAAAAACAAACAAGTTTCTCCCATCAACACCGATTTGCACCTCATCACCTACCAGAGAGGCAGCATACAGGACGCAGAGGACGCCATCGCCGCTGCCCGAAAGGCCTTCCCTGGCTGGAGCCAAATGTATTGGGATGAGCGGGTGTACCTGCTCCGCAAGACCGCAGATTTGATTGACCAGCGCCTGTTTGAGATCGGCGTAGCGGTCACCCTGGAAGTCGGCAAAAACCGCATGGAATCCCTGGGCGACGTGGCTGAAACAGCCGAACTGATTCGCTATGCCTGTGATCAAATGGAAGCCAACCGCGGCTACCGGGCAAGGATGGGAAAAGACCCCCTGGTCGGTTTTGATTCCTCCAATACCTCGGTGCTCAAACCCTATGGCGTATGGGCTGTGATCAGCCCCTTTAACTACCCACCCGCCCTTACCGGCGGTCCCGTCGGGGCTGCCCTGGTGGCGGGCAACACCGTGGTGATCAAGCCGGCCTCGAACACGGTCTGGTCGCCATCCATCCTTGTGGATTGTTTACGCCAGGCTGGCATCCCTGACGGTGTAGTCAACTTTGTGACCGGACCCGGTTCAACCGTTGGCAAAACCATCGTGGAAAGCAAGGATATCGGCGGAATTACCTTCACCGGTTCCTATGATGTCGGTATGGGTATTTTCCACAGCTTTGCGCAGGGCGATTATGTGCGTCCTGTCATCCTGGAGCTGGGTGGCAAGAATCCGGCGATCGTCTCAAAGCATGCCAACCTGGATGACGCGGCCATTGGTATTGTCCGCTCGGCTTTTGGATTGCAGGGACAGAAATGTTCCGCCTGTTCACGGGTGTTTGTCGAGGCGGAGGTGCATGACGCGCTTGTTGCCCGTATGGTTGAGCTGGCTCGAACATTAAAAGTCGGCGATCCTGCGGAGCGCGATACTTATATGGGTCCTGTCATCAACCGTGCAGCCTACGAAGACTATCAATCCTTCACCGCTGAACTTAAGGCAGCCGGAAAAATACTAACCGGCGGAGAGGTGATCACCGAAGGCGAATACGCCAGAGGTTATTTCTGCCAGCCGACCATCGCTGTCGAGGTTCCCCTGGAGCACCGGCTGTGGAAGCATGAGATGTTCTTGCCGATCGTCATGGTGCACGCAGCACGAGACCTTTCAGAGGCGATGAATCTGGCTAACAGCACCAAGTACGGTTTAACCGCTGGATTTTATGGGACTGAAGACGAAGTGGGCTGGTTCTATGATCACATTGAAGCCGGCGTGGTATATGCCAACCGTCCACAGGGCGCTACAACCGGCGCATGGCCGGGCTACCAGCCCTTTGGCGGCAGAAAGGGTTCCGGCTCCACCGGCAAAAACTCAGGCGGCTTATACTACCTGCCGCTGTATATGCAGGAACAAATCCGCAACCAGGTACGCCGCTTCTGA
- a CDS encoding heavy metal translocating P-type ATPase: protein MTETKLKITGLDCIDCARGLEASVAAAPGVEAVELHFFDGSLTVRGAVDEGQLRKLVTQLGYGVDDGKSASLPPAAEANALGGFWRYMLQQIEAKLALIAGAIILLSLALNWLGAPRWTAIALQIGALILAGWPIARSGLVNLWVNRSFNINFLMTVAGIGAVAIGEYAEAASMILLFSIAEALEGFTNERARGAIAQLKELTPTHALKLADGKELLVPVERLSPGDTILVSPGERIPIDGAVLEGNSDVDQAAITGESIPVWKAPGDEVFGGTVNGSGKLVIQVTRLVGDSSLHRIIELVTQAQSHQSQSQKFIDRFAHYYTPAMVLLALLVAMIPPLFLGAPFLNPADGSRGWLYRALALLIISCPCALVISTPVTMVAGLTRAARAGVLFKGSVFLEALSKLRTFAFDKTGTLTRGEPQVVDSRDLDCQGEADCEPCNNMIALAYALERHSTHPLAQAITREAEHRGLTECYPAAENLVARGGMGLEGVINGHLMTIGSRRLFAEEHNVPPQVDAWVEQAEAEGKTAMLLCDGQQVRGFIAVADTLRKESAAVISELKDMGKKTILLTGDNRVVANKVGGDIGIDEVRASLLPGDKQQIVEILRQDYGPIAMVGDGINDAPALAAANLGIAMGGSGSAQAMETADVVLMADDLHKLPFSIRLSAFANRLIRQNISFSLGSKLLVAVLALFGFTPLWLAVLADMGVSLLVTLNGLRALRFEREKVEARNS, encoded by the coding sequence ATGACAGAAACAAAATTAAAAATTACCGGTTTAGATTGTATAGATTGCGCCCGGGGGTTGGAAGCCTCAGTGGCTGCTGCGCCCGGAGTGGAAGCAGTCGAATTGCATTTTTTTGATGGCTCGTTGACGGTACGCGGCGCTGTGGATGAAGGTCAGTTGCGAAAGCTGGTCACCCAATTGGGCTACGGCGTGGATGACGGCAAGTCTGCCAGCCTTCCACCTGCGGCGGAAGCGAATGCCCTGGGGGGCTTCTGGCGTTACATGCTCCAGCAAATCGAAGCGAAACTCGCCTTAATCGCTGGCGCAATCATTCTGTTATCCCTCGCGCTCAACTGGCTGGGAGCGCCCCGTTGGACGGCGATCGCGCTGCAGATTGGAGCTTTGATTCTGGCTGGATGGCCGATCGCCCGCAGCGGACTGGTGAATTTATGGGTCAACCGTAGTTTTAATATCAATTTCTTGATGACCGTCGCCGGCATCGGCGCGGTGGCCATCGGCGAATACGCCGAGGCAGCCAGTATGATCCTGTTGTTCAGTATCGCTGAAGCGCTGGAGGGTTTTACCAACGAACGCGCCCGCGGCGCCATTGCCCAACTGAAGGAATTAACCCCCACCCACGCACTCAAACTGGCAGATGGCAAGGAGCTGCTCGTTCCAGTGGAGAGATTGTCTCCGGGCGACACGATCCTGGTCAGCCCGGGAGAGCGCATCCCGATTGACGGCGCCGTGTTGGAAGGCAACAGCGATGTTGATCAGGCGGCTATTACCGGCGAGAGCATCCCGGTCTGGAAAGCACCGGGCGATGAGGTCTTCGGCGGCACGGTCAACGGGTCGGGAAAATTGGTTATCCAGGTCACCCGACTGGTTGGCGACAGTTCATTGCACCGCATCATCGAACTGGTCACACAGGCGCAGTCGCACCAGTCTCAAAGTCAGAAATTCATCGACCGCTTTGCCCATTATTACACCCCCGCGATGGTTCTACTGGCTCTGCTGGTGGCAATGATCCCGCCCCTGTTTCTGGGTGCTCCTTTTTTGAACCCGGCTGACGGCAGCCGCGGCTGGCTGTACCGCGCCCTGGCTTTACTGATCATCAGTTGTCCCTGTGCGCTGGTGATCTCCACCCCGGTCACCATGGTTGCCGGCCTGACCCGCGCAGCCCGAGCAGGGGTTTTGTTCAAAGGCAGTGTCTTCCTGGAGGCTTTATCCAAACTGCGCACCTTCGCCTTTGATAAGACCGGCACCCTTACCCGCGGCGAACCGCAGGTGGTGGACAGCAGAGACCTGGATTGCCAGGGTGAGGCGGATTGCGAACCCTGCAATAATATGATCGCCCTGGCGTATGCCCTGGAGCGCCACAGCACCCACCCATTAGCCCAGGCGATCACCAGGGAAGCTGAACACCGCGGGCTGACGGAATGTTACCCAGCAGCAGAGAACCTGGTGGCGCGCGGTGGAATGGGTCTGGAAGGTGTGATTAATGGTCATCTGATGACGATTGGCAGCCGACGCTTATTTGCAGAAGAGCACAATGTCCCGCCCCAGGTGGACGCCTGGGTTGAGCAGGCGGAAGCCGAGGGGAAAACCGCCATGCTTTTATGCGACGGGCAGCAGGTGCGCGGCTTCATCGCTGTTGCTGATACCCTGCGCAAGGAATCAGCCGCTGTGATTTCAGAGCTCAAAGACATGGGGAAGAAAACCATCTTGCTGACCGGTGACAATCGCGTCGTCGCCAACAAGGTGGGCGGCGATATCGGCATCGACGAGGTTCGCGCCAGCTTATTGCCCGGCGATAAACAACAGATCGTTGAAATACTGCGTCAGGATTACGGACCGATTGCCATGGTGGGCGATGGGATCAACGACGCACCCGCACTTGCAGCCGCAAATCTGGGGATCGCGATGGGGGGCAGCGGCAGCGCTCAAGCCATGGAAACTGCTGATGTGGTGTTGATGGCGGATGATCTCCACAAACTGCCCTTTTCCATCCGGTTGTCGGCTTTTGCCAACCGGTTGATCCGACAAAACATCAGCTTTAGCCTGGGCAGCAAACTGCTGGTGGCGGTATTGGCGCTCTTCGGCTTTACACCCCTGTGGCTGGCGGTTTTAGCTGATATGGGCGTCTCGCTGCTGGTGACCCTGAACGGTCTGCGTGCCCTGCGCTTTGAGCGGGAGAAAGTGGAAGCCAGGAATTCGTGA
- a CDS encoding ArsR/SmtB family transcription factor, with product MQATTNTPVEINYEALSETALHAMAESFKALADPTRLKILALLFAEERCVGDIAEHLDVSQSAVSHQLRLLRSLNIVRYRKEGREVYYDLSDDHVRGILLRTFEHVLHD from the coding sequence ATGCAAGCTACGACAAATACACCGGTTGAAATTAATTACGAAGCGCTCTCAGAAACTGCGCTCCACGCCATGGCAGAAAGCTTTAAAGCCCTGGCAGATCCCACCCGGCTGAAAATCCTGGCTTTGTTATTTGCTGAAGAGCGTTGTGTAGGGGATATCGCCGAGCATTTGGATGTTTCACAAAGCGCGGTGTCTCACCAGCTGCGGTTATTGCGCAGTCTTAACATTGTACGTTATCGCAAAGAGGGGCGTGAAGTGTACTACGACCTGTCTGACGACCATGTCCGTGGCATCCTTCTGCGCACCTTTGAACATGTCCTGCATGATTGA